In one Chryseobacterium camelliae genomic region, the following are encoded:
- a CDS encoding alpha/beta hydrolase has translation MANNIKAENDPQILSGIREFLKGLNNSGGKPLETLTPEEARQVLVDAQNSVDVDYSGIIEEEREITQDGITVNIHIVKPANAATENLPVFMFTHGGGWVLGDYPTHRRLVRDLVVHSGAAAVFTDYTPSPEARYPVAINQIYAATKWVSENGTEIGVDGKNMAAAGNSVGGNMTAVLCLMAKDKGGPEIKFQLLLWPVTDADFTRESWQKYAEERFLTAPLMKWMWNNYLPDTEKRKEYYATPFNAPLEKLKGLPPALVQLAENDILFDEGLAYARKLDEAGVPTTIETYNGFIHDYGLLNPLDHIEAVKFSSEQGALALKKALFKK, from the coding sequence ATGGCAAACAACATTAAAGCTGAAAATGATCCACAAATACTTTCAGGGATTAGAGAATTTTTGAAAGGTTTGAATAATAGTGGTGGCAAGCCATTGGAAACACTAACTCCAGAGGAAGCCAGACAGGTTTTGGTTGATGCACAAAATTCTGTTGACGTAGATTATTCAGGAATTATTGAAGAAGAAAGAGAGATTACCCAGGATGGAATCACGGTCAATATTCATATCGTAAAACCTGCTAATGCCGCTACTGAAAACCTTCCGGTATTCATGTTTACACATGGTGGTGGATGGGTATTGGGTGATTATCCAACCCATAGACGATTGGTACGGGATTTAGTGGTCCATAGCGGAGCAGCAGCAGTTTTTACCGATTACACACCCTCGCCGGAAGCACGGTACCCTGTAGCGATCAATCAAATTTATGCAGCTACTAAATGGGTATCAGAAAATGGAACTGAAATTGGTGTTGACGGTAAAAATATGGCGGCTGCTGGAAACAGTGTTGGCGGAAATATGACGGCGGTTCTTTGTCTGATGGCTAAAGATAAAGGTGGTCCGGAAATAAAATTTCAGTTATTACTGTGGCCTGTTACTGATGCGGATTTTACGCGTGAATCCTGGCAAAAATATGCGGAAGAACGATTTCTTACAGCTCCGTTAATGAAATGGATGTGGAATAATTATCTTCCTGATACCGAAAAACGTAAGGAATATTATGCTACCCCATTCAATGCACCCTTAGAAAAACTTAAAGGCCTTCCGCCTGCATTGGTTCAGCTGGCCGAAAATGATATTCTCTTCGATGAAGGTTTGGCATATGCAAGAAAACTAGATGAGGCTGGCGTTCCAACGACTATCGAGACTTATAACGGATTTATACATGATTATGGACTCTTAAATCCGTTAGATCATATTGAAGCAGTAAAGTTTTCATCAGAACAAGGTGCGCTAGCGCTTAAAAAAGCTTTGTTTAAAAAATAG
- a CDS encoding DUF4386 domain-containing protein, whose amino-acid sequence MENKRKLSRIAGALYLVVVITGMFSLAYVPKQLFAWDNPAKTFNNILDHETMFRLSLASSVLCYLAFIFLPVILYYLLRSVNDKIAKIMALLAIISVPISLMNLQNKYHILTIIDGLKQRNVQAGTDVHNKVMLYLNQYDNGILIATIFWGLWLFPFGYLAYKSGFLPKVLGILLMLGCFGYLINFFGNTLSGNYRALGVSQYMGLLPAIGEIGTCLWLLFIGAKNKA is encoded by the coding sequence ATGGAAAATAAAAGAAAACTCTCTAGGATCGCAGGGGCGCTGTATTTAGTGGTCGTGATCACAGGAATGTTTAGCCTGGCTTATGTTCCTAAACAGTTATTTGCGTGGGATAATCCGGCAAAAACCTTTAATAATATCCTGGATCATGAAACGATGTTTCGCTTGAGTCTTGCAAGTAGTGTACTGTGCTACCTGGCATTTATTTTCCTACCTGTTATCCTTTACTATTTATTGAGATCTGTGAATGATAAAATCGCTAAGATCATGGCTCTGTTGGCAATTATCAGCGTTCCCATTTCCCTAATGAACCTACAGAATAAGTATCATATACTTACAATAATTGATGGTTTGAAACAAAGGAATGTTCAAGCGGGTACTGATGTTCATAATAAAGTCATGTTATACCTGAACCAATATGATAATGGAATTTTGATCGCGACTATTTTCTGGGGATTATGGCTCTTTCCTTTTGGATATCTGGCCTATAAATCCGGTTTCCTTCCCAAGGTGCTAGGAATATTATTGATGCTTGGCTGTTTTGGTTATCTGATCAATTTTTTTGGTAATACTTTATCAGGCAATTATAGAGCATTAGGAGTAAGCCAATACATGGGATTATTACCCGCAATAGGTGAAATTGGAACCTGTCTCTGGTTATTATTCATAGGAGCAAAAAATAAAGCATAA
- a CDS encoding DUF6326 family protein — protein sequence MENKLEDYKVNIRIKLSALWTTIMFCYIYGDYFELYVPKKVEGLLSGQNILDSPMKLLLATLILAIPALMIFLSLMLSTKFTKWLNIAVGVFFTLFTALVGISSLTQWKAFYVLLAVIESILTATVVVMASRWPKVKVT from the coding sequence ATGGAAAATAAATTGGAAGATTATAAAGTAAATATCAGGATAAAACTGTCTGCTTTATGGACGACTATTATGTTTTGCTACATTTATGGGGATTACTTTGAACTTTACGTCCCTAAAAAAGTGGAAGGACTTTTGAGTGGACAAAATATACTTGACAGTCCGATGAAATTGCTGCTCGCTACCCTTATATTGGCGATTCCTGCGCTTATGATTTTTCTATCCTTGATGTTAAGTACAAAATTCACAAAATGGCTGAATATTGCTGTGGGAGTCTTTTTTACACTATTTACCGCACTTGTCGGCATATCTTCATTGACGCAGTGGAAAGCCTTTTATGTACTGCTTGCAGTTATAGAAAGCATTCTGACAGCAACAGTTGTTGTAATGGCGTCGAGGTGGCCGAAAGTTAAAGTAACCTAA
- a CDS encoding DUF6597 domain-containing transcriptional factor has protein sequence MHYQTFEPSNELSAIVKCYWTLESPDNITDRQIVVPDGCMEMIFHYGDLYKQYLENGEVIIQLRCFVKS, from the coding sequence ATGCATTATCAAACTTTTGAACCCAGTAATGAACTTTCAGCTATTGTTAAATGCTACTGGACTTTAGAAAGCCCGGACAACATCACTGATAGACAAATCGTGGTTCCAGACGGATGCATGGAGATGATTTTTCATTATGGAGATTTGTATAAACAGTATCTTGAGAATGGAGAGGTTATAATCCAACTCAGATGTTTTGTGAAGAGCTAA
- a CDS encoding T9SS type A sorting domain-containing protein, protein MKKIQVFFLLMTVSITNPLYSQAPKWIVGNSLLGFSNSAPPQIMTNSIGPGGPNSPSSNAAFDSAGELLFYVRGGLIYDKNNVFKGNLYVPINTESKETAIVNVPGSCNEFYVIAMSSYPLCINCTNSIIYNRITVNGTSFSISQPQFIGNRGERSFAISKLRRNRTRFLFAVGGNTVERFLIDKYGILPQQTLINYAENNPSDVELYEDTNTGNMKLAWGDNAGLKICKLDQNGNLLDYSTPFIQGVGKVHGIEFINYNKILIAQNNSNVANKGIAIINTAGILPTSNFISNTEPYYNSYIEKAVDGNFYVSKENIISNTVQGYKLASISPTSQSVTEVSNLVIPTMEESSLTRLLPDQIDFENYSTANYRWDLAAFDNFFDTGEEPYVPTQGNETIWSSNDIWNRKSSNGLSLSHENPGYSSDPAKWNVMRFRIRNIGCEASQESRVRLYWTMGATGESWDNNVTPLSPPSSTALNSWDGSKCIMTPITNNCIPAGGEISMRSTVFNSNAPEYDNINPNTPGFIIPPLQPGQEIIIDAKWQPVEPSLFGDPNIISNPVICFLGRIDDANDPMYLEIPASTMNTLRDNVRNNNNIVTRNTALVPLGIFEGMYYQFGGSIFIGNYMSQEEVFNINLNKISGSGTNFENIGRIKINLDDILWNKWVEAGNEGEGVEISDHDKHEIRITNFDHAQLNNITLSPGEYRAIKFSFELKQPTDVVQDYVYSVSQSLINNIDQNYGSVCNFNVTINQSIEKGEPIYESANKPASLDNITNSNLTEAFKISPNPSSDFAKLDFDLLKANNLTIQIFDINGKMVKMVENNKLFESGLNTVTFSTIELLNGNYFVVVFSNNERKSIQLIIKH, encoded by the coding sequence ATGAAAAAAATTCAAGTATTTTTTTTGCTAATGACTGTAAGCATTACAAACCCATTGTATTCTCAAGCTCCCAAATGGATCGTAGGAAATTCTTTACTCGGTTTCTCAAACTCTGCACCTCCACAAATCATGACAAATTCTATTGGTCCCGGTGGTCCTAATTCTCCTTCTTCAAATGCTGCATTTGATTCTGCTGGAGAATTATTATTTTATGTAAGGGGAGGTCTCATATATGACAAAAACAACGTCTTCAAAGGAAATTTATATGTACCCATAAATACAGAGTCAAAAGAAACTGCTATAGTAAATGTTCCGGGTAGTTGTAATGAATTTTATGTCATTGCAATGTCTTCTTATCCTCTATGTATTAATTGTACAAATAGTATTATCTACAATAGAATAACAGTAAACGGTACTTCATTTTCAATTTCCCAACCTCAGTTCATAGGAAATAGAGGGGAAAGATCGTTTGCTATATCCAAACTAAGGAGAAACAGAACTCGATTTTTATTTGCAGTAGGAGGAAATACCGTAGAAAGATTTTTAATTGATAAATACGGGATATTACCCCAACAAACATTGATAAACTATGCTGAAAATAATCCTTCCGACGTAGAGTTGTATGAAGATACAAACACTGGAAATATGAAACTAGCTTGGGGAGACAATGCAGGATTAAAAATTTGTAAATTAGATCAGAATGGAAATCTTTTAGATTATAGCACTCCATTTATACAAGGAGTTGGTAAAGTACATGGAATAGAATTTATTAACTACAATAAAATTCTTATTGCACAAAACAATTCAAATGTAGCCAATAAAGGTATCGCCATTATAAATACAGCAGGTATTTTACCCACTTCAAATTTCATTTCTAATACTGAACCATATTATAACTCGTATATAGAAAAAGCAGTTGACGGCAACTTCTATGTTTCAAAAGAAAACATTATTTCCAATACTGTTCAAGGATATAAATTGGCTTCAATAAGTCCCACCAGCCAAAGTGTAACCGAGGTTTCTAATCTTGTAATTCCTACAATGGAAGAATCATCATTAACAAGATTATTACCTGATCAAATTGACTTTGAAAATTATTCTACGGCAAATTATCGTTGGGACTTAGCAGCATTTGACAATTTTTTTGATACAGGGGAAGAACCTTATGTTCCCACTCAAGGCAATGAAACTATTTGGAGCAGTAATGACATCTGGAATCGTAAATCTTCAAATGGATTAAGTTTGAGCCATGAAAACCCAGGTTATAGCTCTGATCCTGCCAAATGGAATGTCATGAGATTCAGAATAAGGAATATCGGGTGTGAGGCATCTCAGGAAAGTAGAGTACGATTATATTGGACTATGGGAGCAACGGGTGAATCTTGGGATAATAATGTAACTCCTCTGTCACCTCCTTCATCAACTGCCCTTAACTCGTGGGACGGATCAAAATGCATTATGACACCTATTACTAATAATTGTATCCCTGCAGGAGGTGAAATTAGTATGAGAAGCACAGTTTTTAATAGCAATGCTCCTGAATATGATAACATTAATCCAAATACTCCAGGATTTATTATTCCTCCTTTGCAACCCGGACAAGAAATTATTATTGACGCAAAATGGCAACCTGTAGAACCATCATTATTTGGAGATCCTAATATTATTAGTAATCCTGTAATCTGTTTTTTAGGAAGAATTGATGACGCAAACGATCCTATGTACTTAGAAATTCCTGCAAGCACAATGAATACTTTAAGAGATAATGTAAGAAATAACAACAATATTGTAACACGTAATACGGCTTTGGTTCCTCTAGGAATATTTGAGGGAATGTACTATCAATTTGGAGGATCAATTTTTATCGGAAACTATATGTCACAAGAAGAAGTTTTCAATATAAACCTTAATAAAATTTCAGGCAGTGGAACTAATTTCGAAAATATAGGAAGAATCAAAATCAACTTGGATGATATTTTATGGAATAAATGGGTAGAAGCGGGAAATGAAGGAGAAGGTGTAGAAATTTCCGATCATGATAAACATGAAATTCGAATTACAAATTTTGATCATGCTCAATTAAATAATATTACATTAAGCCCTGGAGAATATAGAGCAATAAAGTTTTCTTTTGAGCTTAAGCAACCAACAGATGTAGTACAAGATTATGTATATTCTGTTTCTCAATCATTAATAAACAATATAGATCAAAACTACGGAAGTGTTTGCAATTTCAACGTAACAATTAATCAATCAATTGAGAAAGGAGAGCCTATTTATGAAAGTGCAAATAAACCAGCAAGTCTTGATAATATTACTAATTCAAACTTGACCGAGGCTTTTAAAATATCTCCAAATCCCTCTTCAGATTTTGCAAAATTGGATTTTGATCTTTTAAAAGCGAATAATTTAACTATACAAATATTCGACATCAACGGTAAAATGGTGAAAATGGTCGAGAATAATAAGCTCTTTGAATCAGGGCTCAACACTGTAACATTCTCAACAATAGAATTACTGAACGGAAACTATTTTGTTGTGGTATTTTCAAATAACGAACGAAAATCTATTCAATTAATTATAAAACATTAA